The Papaver somniferum cultivar HN1 chromosome 6, ASM357369v1, whole genome shotgun sequence genome segment ccagcagcagcagcacatcatcatcatcatcatcaacaacaatggtTCTTCTaagaagttctgatggtgatattTTTGAAGTGGAAGAATCAATTGCTCTGTTATCTCAAACAATCACACATATGATTGAAGATGGGGTTGTGGCTGGGAATGTGATTACATTATCTAACACTTGAACTAAGATTTTGGAGCAAGTGATTGGGTTGCTAGAGAAGAAGATAGAGATGAGAATGAGAAAGAAGAACTGAAAAAGTGGGATGAAAAATTTGCAGAGGAGTTGAAGAAGGATCAGTATACCCTTTTTGAGATGATTCTTGCTGCTAATTATTTGACTGCTAGGTGTTTTTGAGTTCTCTCTTATGAATCTTTAATAGAGATCTCTAATGAAATTGTTGTTTTAATGATGGGTTTGCTTGTTGATTATGTTTTAGGGATTTATTTATATCGGATTTGATCTTAGAATCGTTTTGCCCCTTCTCCATTCTAGTGCTTTGTGGAGTTTGAATCGTAAAACAGAGGAATGGTCTTTTACTTGAAAATCGTTGCGAGGATTATATTTTAGTACTATTGGCGAGACGGAGTTCAAGATTAGAtgatgatttgtttgtttggCTGCAAGTCAGCTTTGAAGCTTGAGCTACGCACTTGCCAACCGCCAATTAAAGCCAGCCACCGTATATTCACAAAATGCTAGTTTTAGTTTTGCAGTTTCCGACTAGTTTtagaatgcaaaaaaaaaaaagaaaaaaaaaaattgaacctgacgtgaatcgaacacgcaacCTTCTGATCTGGAGTCAGACGCGCTACCATTGCGCCACAGATCCAATTGTTGTCTGACCAACGAATGCATATAATCTGGAGTAATAAGTAAAGGTATAGACGCTACAAACAGAATGTCACTTATTTGCTTTTCCCGCACCATCAAAGCATACATACATTTATTTATGCAAATTTTGTTCTATATCAGTAGAGACAGAAATAGTACTCTGTATTCTCATACTTAATGTCATCAATGGCATCTTCTTCAAACCCATCTTCACAATCAACTGCTTCTTCTGATGTTTCAATGGAGCTTTCTCTAGTACCTCCTCACAGATCTTCATACCTTTCCCCAGAACTAAAGGTTTTgtatgatcaagtctttgaacaaattcctcaaaaccctCATTTTCTTCCACTTTCAAACTTCAGTGACAAAATCAAACAAGGGTTAGATTTATCCTTGGTTCGGTTGATCCATCGACCTGTCTTGATCAGCTAGAGAATCACACAACAGAGCTGGATGATTTTGAACATATGGGTTATGAAGTCACCAAACTTAGAGAGAGATTAAATGTTTTGAGAGAAAAGGCCGAACAAGATTTATTACTGAGACTTCaaattgatgaattagaagaagaagcaataaagAAAGCAGCAAAAGCTGAAATTGAAGAAATTCGTGTAGTGGAGATGGAAAAAGAGGTTAGcatagctagaaagttattaacTGCACAAAAATCAGACATCTTCTTTATGAATCTGAAGAAGGAGAAGCTTATGGAAGATGCAACTAGGAGTTTAATTGAGTTTAAGAAAATGACTTCGATTAATTCCTAAATGTAGTTGGTGTGTTGTATTGAACTATCTTTATTCATTTTGCAATCTTTTTCTTGTTACATCCCCTAGCCTAGGTAATAACCACCTACATGACGGCTAAGCAAGAGCAGAACACCAAGAAGTGCTTTGTTAAGGAAAACTATGTTATAGTTTCAACAGAACTGTAGGATCAACTTTTGATATAAATCTCGAATGATATTGTTGATCAAATGATGGGATGTAAAACAGAGAAATTATGGGTCTGGGATGAAGATGAAATATTTTGTGGCCAGCCGAGTTCAAGATCCAGAGCTGCTGCGCACCAAAACCAAGGAACAAAAATGAACCGAACACGCAACCTTCTGATCTGGAGTCAGTAGATgtagagaaaatgatgaagaatttgaagttgaaagaTAAAACAGCAGAGAATTGTGTAACCGAGGCTGGTGATTCATCTTCACTAACATGAAAAGCAGAAGATGTAATGGGAATGAAGAATTTGAAGACTCAAGAAACTGTCCAGAGTTCAAAATCTGAAGAAGTATCAGTACTTGGTACTCCAAAATCTGATTCTCATGAGGCTGATACTGGTGGATCTGCTTTTGTTGGTGATCAGGGTTCTTCAgagaagatgaaaccaaaatcagtAGTTCTTTTAAAAAGTTGGGAGTGGAAGATGGGGTTGTTGCTGGAGATGAGATCCCGATTCCATTAACTAATATCTCAAGTGGGATTTTGGAGAGACTTCTTGTGTTTCTTGAGAAACATGGTGAGAaggaagatagagatgaggatgaGGAAAAAGAAGTCAAAAAGTGggatgaagaatttgttgatgGTTTCAAAGATGAAGGGAATACACTGTTTGAGATGATTCGTGCTGCTGATTAAGTGTTTGATGGATGTAACTTGTCAAGCCTGTGCTGATTTTATCAAAGGGAAGTCACCTGAATGGATTAGAAAGTATTTCAATATCAAGAATGATTTTAGTccagaagaagaagcagaagttAGAAGAGAGAATCAATGGGCTTTTGATTAGTCATTTCCTTAAAATCAGTTGAGATTTAGGAACATGCTAATGCAAATGCCAAAAAAATGAACctgacgtgaatcgaacacgcaacCTTCTGATCTGGAGTCAGACGCGCTACCATTGCGCCACAGATCCTGTTGTTGTATGTTCAACCATATAAACCAGATAACAGTGTTCATTCTGTAAAAatgatgaagaatatgaaattGAAAGATAAAGTAGAAGACAACTTCCATGATTCTGTAACTGAGGCTTGTGCTTCTTCATCACAAGAAGAAGATGTAATAATGGAACCGAAGAACTTGAAGATTCAACAAACTGGACAGTGTTCAAAATCTGAAGAAGTATATGGTACCCCAAAATCTGATTTCGGTGATGAGCCTCGTAGATCTTGTTTCTTTGGTGGGGCTTCTTCAAAGACGAGACCAAAATCAGTGGTGATTCTCAAAATTTCTGAGGGTGATACTTTTGAAGTAGAAGAATGATTTTACTCCTGAAGAAGAAGCAGTAGAGATTTTGGGTTCTGATGTTATAATTTCACCAGTAGTAAGTAGAGATTTAGGGACTAGTTGTAATTTATTAGGGCGTTTGAGTTACATTTTGGTAGtgaattattttgtgtttgttggGTAGATTTAAGAAGGACTTCTAGTTACAGTACTACTTTAGATTTATCAGGACGAATTATTTTCTCCTTTCGATTTGCTCATTGATTCTGTTTTTGGGGATTCAACTGGAGTGCAGTAAGGTTTATAAAACAGAGGAACTTTGTAATTTGTATGGGGTTAGTGTGTGATGAAATGTTTTTGGGTCTCAAATGGCCAGCCGGAGTTCAGAATTATTAGATCATTTGTCTTGCCGTATGTCAGTTTTGAACTTCCTTCTCCTTCTCAGGATAGTTTTCAGCAACCAAATCCCTAAGATCAACAGCTCTCTTAACATCAAGATTAAactctttctcaagtttatgagCAACAGATTCAATATCAAGACCAACAAATCTAAGATTATCATCTTCAAGAAACCTATGAAGAGATTTAGGGAGTTGGAAACAACGCGAGATCTGAAAAACCAAACATCTAGCGGAGTACCACCTTGAACCAACACAGAGTTTGAATATTGCAATCGGAGCTTGATTATCATAAGCAGCAGGTTTCCATTCAACATCAAGAGCAACAATGAAACGATGACGAGCCCATGGATTTTCGTTTTTGGTACAACGATCTAGAGAGTCTTTGTAATCACTGTAAATCTGTTGAATCCAGTGATCAACTGTAGCAGCATCCTTGGTTACAACCGTTTTGATTTGCTTAGCACCACGGAAGTATCTTTCAAATCCAGTGACAGTTACAGTGTAAACATCTTGTGTGTCTGGGTAGAAGTTTGGATGGAAACTTGCTGGATTGCCATGGCGAATCAGTGGTTTTGAACTTGAAGActgattttcttttgtttgttgcagagaagaagaagaagaagaaatttaaccAAAATGGGGAATGGTGGTGGTATACAGCTGGTCTGCTACTAGTGGGTAAGAACGGATTCCAGattaaaaataaatcaaacagaagaaaggACATGACTTGGCTAAAAGACCTAATTAACCTTCTGGGGGCAATCACTGTGTAGAGACCCGAGCTGAGTTTTACTGTTTTAAAGTTTTACTCATTTTGGACCGCACCCTACCTCTAGCTAAGTTTGGTATGAGAACAAATTTGACTTGCTTATTCCACTAACATTGGCCTCAACATGCGAATGCCTCTTCCTATTGAACCTGCCATGgagcaaaatcaacaaaataattTCCCTTTAAGCTCTTGTGCTGCGATCAAAATTCAATAAAGAGAAATGAACCTGACGTGAATCGAACCTTGTAGTGCGACTTCCAAAAAAAACTTAAGTTATCAGAAGGTTCGGATGAACACATAGCGAAGTCGAATCAGCCGAGCTTCAATGAATTCAATAACTTAGCCAAGTCAAAGGTTCCGCTGAAAACCTAGCAAAGTCGAATTAGCCGAACATAATGTTTCCCTGAACTATATCTTATGTTCGGCTTAAAATTGATATTCctagatcagccgaactgatcttctgaaaaacaaaaaacgaagaACAAAGCTAGGTTCGGCTCTAATTTCTCAGCCGAACCCCCTTCTGAAAACACTAATTTCATCTAAGAAATCCTATTTTATCAATCAAACGATgtaaaaacaatgaaaacacaagATGGGTTTGTAGGAAATATCTTCTAATATAATTGGAGAGTAATCGAGATTTGGGATTTCGCCTTCCAACGTCGCTCAATTGGATTAGCTCTTTACTTTTGTTGAGAACTTGCTTGATTTGTATGGTTAATCGGCGACGAAAAGAAATTTCAACGTTTATGCAGGGAATAGTTCGGCTGCGggagatgagaagaagaaagattgaactgattttgattagttttagTTTAAGTTTTTAATTTAGTTGAAGGGTAACCTAGTAATTTCATCACagctaggacaccccttataaacataCCTTAGATGGTATCATCATTTAGTATGACTCAAAAAAAAATCAgtacgcctcaaaacaggtttgTTGTAAAAAGTAAAACAACCACGGTGGGCAAGATATGCAAATGAAACAACACAAAGGAAAACCCATCCAGGATTGGCGTTATGGTGGGCTTGTTATTCCAAGTTACTTTTCACTTAACAAAAACTTGCTATTCAAGGAAATAAGGAGTCAAGGACATAAACCCTGCAAAAGCAGCTGTGTGTATAAGACAAAGCTCTGCTGCCTGTTTCATTTCATCATTTCACCTTTGAAACCTGTTGAGGCTACTACTTTTGAGCTCTTAATTATTTTCTACTCTAGGGTTTCTCCATCTTAACAATGGGTTCATCTTCATCAACACCAGAAGAATCAGTAGATgtagagaaaatgatgaagaatttgaagttgaaagaaaaagttgaagaaaacttCCAAGATTCTGTAACAGAGGCTGGTGCTTCTTCATCCTCACTaacatcaaaagaagaagatggaataATTGAACTGAAGAACTTGAAGATTCAAGAAACTGGCCAGGGTTTAAAAtctgaagaaggagaagaagtttaTGGTACCCCAAAATCTGATTTTGGTGATGAAACTCGTAGATCTTGTTTCTTTGGTGAGGCTTTTTCAAAGTGGAAGAGCAAGATGTGACCAAAATCAGTGGTGATTCTCAGAAGTTCTGAGGGTGATACTTTTGAAGTTGAAGTATCAATTGCTATGTCATCTCAAACACTCAGACACATGATTGAAGATTGTTGTGATGAAATTGAGACTCCAATTTCATTAACAAATGTTTCCAGTAAGATCTTGGAGAAAGCTCTTGTGTTTCTTGAGAAGCATGCTGAGAAAGAAGATGAGGAAAAGGAACTGAAAAAGTGGGATCAAGAATTTGTTGATGGTTTCAAAGATGATCAGCAGACCCTTTTTAGGATGATTCTTGCTGCTGATTATTTGGCTGCTAAGTGTTTGATGGGTGTAACTTGTCAAGCCTGTGCTGATTTGGTAATAGGTAAGTCACCTGAATGGATTAGAAAGTATTTCAGTATCAAGAATGATTTTAGtcctgaagaagaagaggaagttaGAAGAGAGAATCAGTGGGCATTTGAGTAGTCATTTCCTTCGAATCAGTTGAGATTTAGGGACTAGTAGTAACTTATTAGGGCGTTTCAATTACAGTACTAGTACAAGTTAAGATCTATTAGGGCTTTGTTTATTGAATTCTCTGTTTTGTTAATCTATCAACCTTTTAGTAGAGATTTCTAATGGTATTGTTGTTTGATAATGGGTCTGCTTATCGATTCTGTTTTTGTGGATTTTTCGTGTGTGCATAATTGATCATGAAATGGTTTTACCCTCTTTTCAATTTTGCATTATTTGGAGCTCAGTTAGATTATGAAACAGGGGAAATATGAGTCTTTGCTTGGCTTGAATTTTGTTGTGACGAAATTCAAGATTAGATCATTTGCTCAGCTGCAAATTAGTTTTGATGCCTGGCCGGGAAGCTGCTAACCAAATTGTAGGGAATGCCACCCGAGTTTTGCAAGTTCCAGCTAGTATTAGCTTGATAAATCTTACCAACTTTGAGCAATCTTTGATCTGGATTAAACaaaatgaacacctattttgggttctagttcaACTTGACTAACAGTATATCGAGGATATCCTCCTTGTAAAGAACACGAGGCTGAACCAGATTATAAACACTTTAGCAGGTTCAGAACCTTTCTAAGATTATATCCTGCTAAGATTacaaggggtgtcctaaagcgttgaaatgactaacgtatccttaacctaatttaatttaaaaccaacctaataactacatatatatatatatatatatatatatatatataaccactacctcctcccaccaccaccgccgattaccaccaccacctccgattataaccaccaccaaccaccgattaccaccaccaccttcgattaccaccaccacctctatatatatagcttaatttaaaatattaacaaagatattttcacaaacccattacttgtcattcgtttttggttgaataaatgagaagtaatcatcaaaatgagatgaaaatggaagttgcagagaggtttaatggagttttttttttccagagaaaagttcggttacgtcgcaaaacgttcggtttcgtcgcaaaaagttcggttatcacgaattatttttttgttaaccGAACTTAGAGTTtgattgattcgcaaaaaatacttttaaccgaactccttgtattagaacaacacaagtccataagttcggttccttcgcaaaataaggatatcaccgaactttagtttacgaaaataatgagaaatccaaaagttcggttcgttcgcaaaaatgttaaaattttctttgtaaccgaactctacctttgaaacttcgtaatcgaactctacctaattcgccaagaaataaatttcgtagtaagcGAACGTTtacctaattgcatatatgcatatataagcccagttcggttgatacgcaaaatatgttgaagtttgcgagccaaccgaacttctaatactaggttacttttaacctgcagttcggttgggaacttggttgcgtcgaagtttgcgaactaaccgaacatacctctgtaaatcttattactaaagttcggctacctgcgtgtttgaagaaagaaaccgaactctgtgttcgattatatgttcttgacatttattaaccgaactccgtgttcggttacctgttctttACACTTGGTAACTGAACTACCTGAACCTAGCaggattttttttataaaaatttacagttttatgaatatttggaccaattcaaccaccattatctaagtttgaagcatacttgggtacccaaatactcttccaccggttgtggttggtaaaatccatcattttcatcttgagattgagtttgtggaagaatacattcaccatctaagaaataactcatatctagatcattgtgaagattaacaaatactctaggagaggatggagatgaagaatcagatgagctatcatcacttgaatactcaagcttagtgaattggaaaaaaaattattttccatgtttttcttcatcttctctaattttactctctcaataattctatttctttagcttaatcatttcactaatcattacccaaaattaatcaggagggtagtttaggtattaacataaatatctagataaggggtgacctagatttacttctaaatatcttactaaaaatagaaccatggtctcCCAAAAaagccatggtccccaaaaaatcattctttgtTTAGCACAAACGACGAAGCCCATTTACAGTTTAAAAGCACTCCTCTGGATAACATTTACCGAAGTCCACGTACATCATAATCATAGGAACTAAGTTTGGGGTTCACGTGGAAATAATTTTAATTCGTTAATATTTTTGCAACATC includes the following:
- the LOC113290467 gene encoding SKP1-like protein 1B; the encoded protein is MIEDCCDEIETPISLTNVSSKILEKALVFLEKHAEKEDEEKELKKWDQEFVDGFKDDQQTLFRMILAADYLAAKCLMGVTCQACADLVIGKSPEWIRKYFSIKNDFSPEEEEEVRRENQWAFE
- the LOC113290466 gene encoding uncharacterized protein LOC113290466, translating into MTSFHPNFYPDTQDVYTVTVTGFERYFRGAKQIKTVVTKDAATVDHWIQQIYSDYKDSLDRCTKNENPWARHRFIVALDVEWKPAAYDNQAPIAIFKLCVGSRWYSARCLVFQISRCFQLPKSLHRFLEDDNLRFVGLDIESVAHKLEKEFNLDVKRAVDLRDLVAENYPEKEKEVQN